The Deltaproteobacteria bacterium DNA window TCTTTCGGCCCTTGACGTGGGGGCCTCCACCGGCGGGTTCACAGACTGTCTTCTCCAACACGGAGCGGCAAAAGTCTACGCCCTGGATGTCGGTCACGGGCAGCTCCACTGGCGGCTCCGCAGCGACCCCCGGGTGGTCTGCCTGGAGGGAATCAACATCCGGCACGCCTCGCCGGATCTCATTCCCGAGCCCGTCGATCTGATCGTTGCCGATTGCTCCTTCATCTCCCTGCGACTCGTTCTTCCCCCCAGCCTGGTCTTCCTGAAGCCCGGAGGCCGGATTCTGGCTCTGGTCAAGCCCCAGTTCGAGGTCGGCCCGGGCCAAACGGACAAGGGCGTGGTTCGGGATGAGGCCTTACGTCTCATGGCCGTGGAGGACATCATGACCTTTGCCCGCGACGAACTCGGTCTGACTCCGCAGGGCTTCGTGGCCTCGGGCATCAAGGGCCCCAAAGGCAACCAGGAATACATCGTTCAGCTTCAGCGAACTACCAACCGCGACACGCTGAATCTCGATGCCAAGGATACCCTCCCATGACCCCAGGTAATTTTCAGCAACTGGCGAATTTCATCTGGTCCGTGGCCGACCTGCTGCGCGGGCCGTACCGGCCGCCGCAGTATGAACGGGTCATGCTGCCCCTGACGGTGCTGCGCCGTTTCGACGCGGTGCTGGCCCCCACCAAGGAGGCGGTGCTCAAACGCTACGAGGCCTTGAAGGACAAGGACCCGCAGCTGGT harbors:
- a CDS encoding TlyA family RNA methyltransferase — its product is MGESSGAGRRSRQRADVLLAEAGLAESRERAKRLIMAGLVFWNDKGLDRPVTKPGQPMAQGTVFTVQEPERFVGRGGHKLLTALNHFNLAMKGLSALDVGASTGGFTDCLLQHGAAKVYALDVGHGQLHWRLRSDPRVVCLEGINIRHASPDLIPEPVDLIVADCSFISLRLVLPPSLVFLKPGGRILALVKPQFEVGPGQTDKGVVRDEALRLMAVEDIMTFARDELGLTPQGFVASGIKGPKGNQEYIVQLQRTTNRDTLNLDAKDTLP